From the genome of Rhizobacter sp. AJA081-3:
ACCATGCCGGTCGCCAGCCGTTCCCCGACGCGCCAGCAACGCCGCAAGTCGCGCGAGAAGAAATAGGCCGCCAACCCAGCCTCGGTGTCGTTCGCCAGTGCAACGGCCTCGTCTTCGGTCTCGAATCGATAGAGTGGCGCCAGGGGACCAAAGATCTCCTCGTGCGCCATTCGCATGGAAGTATTGGCGCCTGCCACGACCGTCGGCTGGAAGAAGGTGCCCCCCAGTTCGTGAGGCCTTCCACCGGTCAGCACACGCGCGCCTTGTGCGCGTGCGTCGGCCAGCAGGTGCTCGACCTTGGCCAGCGCATTGCGATCAATCAGGGGTCCGACTGCGACGCCGGGATCCGTGCCTCGGCCGACCACAAGCTTGCCAACCGCCTCAGCGAGCCGCTCTGCAAAGACGTCGAACACCCCCGCCTGAACCAGAATGCGGTTGGCGGCGACACATGCCTGACCGGCATTGCGGAACTTGGCGGCCAGCACGCCCTCTACAGCGACGTCCAGGTCCGCATCGTCGAAGACAATGACCGGCGCGTTGCCGCCCAGCTCCATCGAAAGCTTCTTCAACGTGGGCGCGCACTGGGCCGAAAGAACACGACCGACTTGGGTAGATCCGGTGAAGCTGAGCTTGCGCACGACCGGGTTTGCAGTGAGTTCACCGCCAATTTCCAAAGCATCGCCTGTGACAACACTCAGAACACCTGGCGGTAGCCCTGCTCGCTCGCCCAGCACGGCCAAAGCGAGGGCCGACAGCGGCGTCTGAGGCGCAGGTTTGACGATCATCGTGCAGCCAGCAGCGAGCGCAGGCGCAGCCTTTCGTGCCAGCATGGCCGAAGGAAAGTTCCAGGGCGTGATCGCGGCACAGACGCCCACTGGCTCACGCGTCACCACGATTCGCCGATCACGCCATGGCGACGCCAACACCTCTCCGTTGATGCGGCGCGCCTCCTCGGCGTACCACTCGATGTACGCCGCCGAGTAGGCGATTTCGGCACGCGCCTCTGCGAGAGGTTTGCCTTGCTCTCGAGTAATCAGAAGCGCAAGGTCATCCACGCTCTCGATCATCAGGTCGTACCAGCGTCGCAGCACACGGGAACGCTCGTCAGCGGTACGAGTACGCCAGTCCGTCAAGGCCTGCTGAGCTGCGAGGATGGCCCGCCGAGTCTCTGCAACACCCATGTTCGGGACGCGGGCGATCTCGCTGCCGTCGGCCGGGTCCAAGACGGGCGTCGATCTGCCATCGTTTGCGTCCAGCCAATGACCGCCGACAAGCGCCTGTGTCTTCAGCAGGCTGGAATCCTTCAGGCCTGCGATGTTGTGCGTCATTGTCAATTCATCCTTTTCAGACCATTCGGAACGACACACTACCCAGCGGACCGAAGTCGGCGTGCAAGTTGTCACCGCGCTGCGCTGTAGTCGGCCGAGTAAACGACCCCGACAGGATGACCTGACCCGCGAGCAGCTCTTCGTTGAATGGGGCGATCCTGTTGGCCAGCCAGGCCACGCCCGTGGCCGGATGATTGAGGACACCGGCGGCCACGCCGGTCTCCTCGATGACGCCGTTCTTGTGAAGCAAGGCCCCTACCCAACGCAGGTCAAGATCCATCGGGCGCACGGGCCGCCCACCTAGAACGATGCCTGCATTGGCCGCGAAGTCACTGATGGTGTCGAAGACCTTGCGGGGTGCGCGCGTCTCGCGATCGAACTGCTCGATGCGCGCATCGATGATCTCGATGGCCGGGCACACGTAGTCCGTCGCCTCCAACACATCGAACAGTGTGACGCCCGGCCCCTTCAGGTTACGGTTCAGGACAAACGCCAGCTCGACCTCGATGCGCGGGGCGATGAAGCGATCGAACGGGATGTCGCTGCCGTTGTCGAAGAACATGTCATCCATCAACGGGGCATAGTCGGGCTCGGTGATCTGACTGGCCTGCTGCATGGCGCGGGACGTCAGGCCGATCTTCCGACCCATGACGCGCCGCCCTTGCGCCAGCTCCAAAGCCAGCCATGCGCGTTGGATGGCATAGCCGTCCTCGACCGTCATCTCCGGATGCAGACGCGAAAGATGGCGGATCTGCTGGCGGGTCTTGCGAGCTTCGAAGAGTTCTCGGGCATGTCCCTCGACCGCTTGTTGCGTAAGCATGTTCATTTCCTATCTGCAAAGAGGGGGTGCAAGGTGCTGTACTTGTGATCGAAGACCTCTTGACCTTCGTCGATCTGCAGCGTCACACCAGTCGGTTGTCGACCCATCAGCGGCTCAAAGTGGCGCCGTGCCACTTCGGCCAGTTGTTCGCCAATGCGGCGCTTAACGTCTGCGCTACGGCCTCGGCCGAGGCGCAAGTTCAGATAGACAAACGCATAGTCACCTTCACCATCGGCGATGGCCGCATGATCGGCCGCATATGCGAGAACGCGCACTCCGCCCGCGGGCAGCACCTGCTGTCCGCGCTCATCGCGAATCGTCAGCATTTCATCAGCCAGGCTGCGGCAAAGCTTTCCGATGTCAGCCACTGGATCAAGATTGGGGCTGTACAGCACAACCATATGTGGCATGGCGGGGCTCTCGGTCAGAGTCGCGATGGGAAGCGATGGAGACCCGTGGCCGACTGAGAGCTAGCCGCTGGAACATCTTGGCCACTCAGCGGCATGACCGGAAGCACCACAATGGCCTGTCCGGTTCCTGTGGAACCGAAGAGCGGTGTGATCACTTCTGCCGCACCGGTGTACTCGGACCAGCCCAAGGCCCCCAGCATCATGGCGGTGTCATGCATGAAGCCCTCTCCATGCCCCTTGGTCGCGTACTCGGGCAGCATGGCGCAGAACTCCGACCAACGAGCCTCCTCCCACATGCGCAAGACCGTCTTGTCAAGCTCTTCCAAGAGTGGGTTCCAGAACTTGAAGGCGAACTCCTGGGCCTGGCCATTTTGGGCAAAGCGGTGGCTGAATGACCCGCTGGCCAGGAAGGCGACGTTGCCTTCGTATAGCTCTTCGACCGCCTTTCGCATGGCCCATCCCAAGCGTGCGCTGTCGCTAAGGTAGTGTGATGTGCACAGCGCCGAGACTGAAACGACCTTGAAGTGCAGGTCTTCGTTCATGTAGCGCAATGGAACCAAGGTTCCGTACTCCGGCTCCAGCGACGTGTCGTCGTGCGCCAGCGTATCCACACCCATTGCGCTTGCCATCCTTGCCAATTGGTGGCCAAGAACCGGATTGCCATCGCACTCGAATGGCATGTTCTTGATGAAGTGCGGAAGCTCGTTACTGGTGTAGATGCCCTTGTAATGCGGCGCGCAATTTACGTGATAGCTCGAGTTGACGAGCCAGTGCGTGTCGAAGACGACCAAGGTATCGACGCCTGCCTCGCGGCAGCGGCGGGAAATCTCGCGTAGGCCCGCGATGGCGGCCTTGCGCGTGCCCTTGCGAGGTCCCTCCTGCTCCGAGAGGATGATGGAGGGCACGTGCGTGATCTTCGCAACGAGTGCTAGTTTTCCCATTGTGGTTCCAGTGGTACGGCCAAAAGCCGATCTGCGCGATTCAGATTCGATGCACAAGCCAAAGCGATAGGGACGGGAAGGCAATCAGCAATCCGATCCGCGCAAAGTCAGATGCAAGGAAGGGCATGACGCCTTTGGCTGTTTCGATGTACGGCACATTCTTCGAGAGTTTCTGAATGATGAAGAGATTCATCCCTACTGGTGGATGAACCAGGCCGATTTCGACCACCATCAGGGCCAGAATGCCGAACCAAATAGACTTGTCGGCCACCGTCATTCCCCAGAAGTCCAAGCCCATCACCATGGGATAGAAGATCGGGATCGTGAGCAGAATCATGGCCAGTGAATCCATGACGCAGCCCAAAAGGACGTACACAAGCAGGATGGCGACGAGTACCAGCAACGGCGGCAGTCCGCTACCCTTGACCCATTGCGCGAGTTCCGTCGGCATCTGGGTCAACGCAAGTCCGGAGTTCAAGAGGTCGGCACCAAGTAGCACCATGAAGATCATTGCCGAGGCATGAGCCGTTCCGACAAGGCTGGTTCGGATACCCGACCACCGCATACCTCCGCGGAACACGGCCAAGAAGCCACAGGCTGCTGCACCAATTGACGCCGCCTCAGTCGGATTCGCCCAGCCGCCATAGATGCCCACGATGACAACTGCGAATACGGCCACGACGGGGATCACGGATGTGGTGGCGCGCACTCGCTCTGTCCATCCCTGTCTCTCTGCCGCGGGGCCAGCCTGTGGGTCAAGACCCACGATGAGTCGGATCACCAACATGTAGCCGGTCATTGCAATGAGACCCGGAATGACGGCGGCAACAAACAACTTGCCGATGGATTCCTGAGTCAGTACGGCGTAGATGACGAGTGGCACCGATGGCGGGATCAGGATCCCCAGGGTGCCGGCAGCCGCAAGCGTGCCTGTGGCCAGTCTTCCTGAATAGCCTCGCTTTTGAAGCTCAGGTAGCGCCACCTGCCCCATGGTCGCAGCGGTGGCCAGTGAACTGCCGCATATGGCGCCAAAACCAGCGCAGGCTCCTGTTGCCGCCATAGCCAATCCACCACGGAAGTGGCCGAGAAAGGCACCAGCGAAGCGGAACAGCGCCTTGGACAGTCCACCGTGAGTAGCGAACTGACCCATCAGCATGAACAGCGGGATCACGGCAAGGTCGTAGTTGGAGAGGCGTGACCAGGCGAGGTGATTGAGCGTGAACAGGAGCGTGTTGACATCGCCGGCATTCATCACGAGGTAAGCCACCGCACCCGCGATGAACATCGCAACACCGACGTGGATTCGAAGAGCCAGCAGTAATAGAAGGCCTCCGAATACGCTAAGGCCGATAGCCATTCCGCTCATCATCGATCACTCCATGCAATACGGATCGCGTTGCCTGCTCGGCAGTAGGCGGCGACGGCCAGAAGCGCGAAGCTAGGAACCAGGAAAGAAATGGGCAACCATTGAGGCACAAGAAGCAAGGTTGACATCTCCGCGTTCTCGCGTGCCTCAATCGCATAGAGCGTGGATCTCCAAGCGATCAGCGATGCCATGGCACAGAGCAGAAGATGCGCGATGGCGTCGAGGCCAGCCCGCTTTTTCGTGCTCATCCAACCCGTGAGTGCATCTACCTTGATGTGGTGATCCTCCCACTCGCACAGGGGCAGGAATGCTGCCGAGCCGACAGCCGCACCCATCATGAGGAGTTCGACGTCCCCTGTAATGGGTGCACCAAACAGTTTGCGACCGACGATGGACACGATGGACATGACCACGATGACTACAAAAATGACCCCACCTAAGAGACCCCAGCCAACCATGATGTTTTGGAGAAGACTTGGCACCGCCAGCGAAGACTGCTCTGCGTCGACCTGCGGGGGCATGATTTCAGCCATCGGGCGATCCTTTGATTTCTGGTCGACTACTTCGCAGTGCTCTTGGCAGCCAGCGCCCTGGCAGCCTCAACCAACTTGACGCCGCCAAGGCCCTTTTCGTCAGCCTGCTTGATCCAGTCGGTCACCACAGTGGCCGATGCCGCCTTGATGGCGTTGTAGTCGTCGTCCTTGATCACGAGGACTTTGTTGCCCTGAGCGAGTGCCTTCTTGCGCGCTTCGGCGTTCGCGCCGTCCCAGCTGCGAGCTGCCCGCTCCACCAGTGCGGCGCCGCTATGTTTGTCGATCACCGCCTTGAGGTCAGTAGGCAGGCTGTCGTAGCGCGCCTTGTTCATCAGGATCGACAGTGGGGATTGAGCGAAGCCAGGTTGACCGGGGGCACCTTCCATGTGGTAGCGCGTCACCTCGTCGATCTTGACTGCCGGCAGCAGTTCCCAGGGAGCCAGCACACCATCGATCACGCCCTTCGAGATGCCTTCGGTCACCTGGGCGGGTGGCATGCTCACGGGAGTCGCGCCGAGCGCCGTGAGGAGCGATGCCGAGAAGCGCGTAGGGCTGCGAAGCTTCAGACCCTTGATTTGCGCCAAGTCGAGAACAGGCTTGCTCGCCGTGCTGATGATGACGTTGGAAGCAGAGAAGAGGGCCAGCAGCTTGTAATCCTTGAAGTCCTCCATGCCGAACTGCTGCGTGTAGGCCCACATCGCCTTCGAACCCCTCAGCGAATCAGGCGGCAACGTGAACGGCAGCTCCAGCGCCTCAGTGCGCGGAAAGCGACCAGTGTTGTAGCTGGGCGATGTCCAGACAATGTCAGCAACACCGCTCTTGACCTGGTCGGCGAGTTGCGGCGGGGT
Proteins encoded in this window:
- the hpaH gene encoding 2-oxo-hept-4-ene-1,7-dioate hydratase, which gives rise to MLTQQAVEGHARELFEARKTRQQIRHLSRLHPEMTVEDGYAIQRAWLALELAQGRRVMGRKIGLTSRAMQQASQITEPDYAPLMDDMFFDNGSDIPFDRFIAPRIEVELAFVLNRNLKGPGVTLFDVLEATDYVCPAIEIIDARIEQFDRETRAPRKVFDTISDFAANAGIVLGGRPVRPMDLDLRWVGALLHKNGVIEETGVAAGVLNHPATGVAWLANRIAPFNEELLAGQVILSGSFTRPTTAQRGDNLHADFGPLGSVSFRMV
- the hpaD gene encoding 3,4-dihydroxyphenylacetate 2,3-dioxygenase; this encodes MGKLALVAKITHVPSIILSEQEGPRKGTRKAAIAGLREISRRCREAGVDTLVVFDTHWLVNSSYHVNCAPHYKGIYTSNELPHFIKNMPFECDGNPVLGHQLARMASAMGVDTLAHDDTSLEPEYGTLVPLRYMNEDLHFKVVSVSALCTSHYLSDSARLGWAMRKAVEELYEGNVAFLASGSFSHRFAQNGQAQEFAFKFWNPLLEELDKTVLRMWEEARWSEFCAMLPEYATKGHGEGFMHDTAMMLGALGWSEYTGAAEVITPLFGSTGTGQAIVVLPVMPLSGQDVPAASSQSATGLHRFPSRL
- a CDS encoding TRAP transporter substrate-binding protein codes for the protein MFTKLITLALPIALAMSAVPRHADAQTVTLKFAHFLPSTSNFQRTVAEPWCADIEKDSGGRLKCQLYPSLQLGGTPPQLADQVKSGVADIVWTSPSYNTGRFPRTEALELPFTLPPDSLRGSKAMWAYTQQFGMEDFKDYKLLALFSASNVIISTASKPVLDLAQIKGLKLRSPTRFSASLLTALGATPVSMPPAQVTEGISKGVIDGVLAPWELLPAVKIDEVTRYHMEGAPGQPGFAQSPLSILMNKARYDSLPTDLKAVIDKHSGAALVERAARSWDGANAEARKKALAQGNKVLVIKDDDYNAIKAASATVVTDWIKQADEKGLGGVKLVEAARALAAKSTAK
- a CDS encoding TRAP transporter large permease gives rise to the protein MMSGMAIGLSVFGGLLLLLALRIHVGVAMFIAGAVAYLVMNAGDVNTLLFTLNHLAWSRLSNYDLAVIPLFMLMGQFATHGGLSKALFRFAGAFLGHFRGGLAMAATGACAGFGAICGSSLATAATMGQVALPELQKRGYSGRLATGTLAAAGTLGILIPPSVPLVIYAVLTQESIGKLFVAAVIPGLIAMTGYMLVIRLIVGLDPQAGPAAERQGWTERVRATTSVIPVVAVFAVVIVGIYGGWANPTEAASIGAAACGFLAVFRGGMRWSGIRTSLVGTAHASAMIFMVLLGADLLNSGLALTQMPTELAQWVKGSGLPPLLVLVAILLVYVLLGCVMDSLAMILLTIPIFYPMVMGLDFWGMTVADKSIWFGILALMVVEIGLVHPPVGMNLFIIQKLSKNVPYIETAKGVMPFLASDFARIGLLIAFPSLSLWLVHRI
- a CDS encoding 5-carboxymethyl-2-hydroxymuconate isomerase, coding for MPHMVVLYSPNLDPVADIGKLCRSLADEMLTIRDERGQQVLPAGGVRVLAYAADHAAIADGEGDYAFVYLNLRLGRGRSADVKRRIGEQLAEVARRHFEPLMGRQPTGVTLQIDEGQEVFDHKYSTLHPLFADRK
- a CDS encoding NAD-dependent succinate-semialdehyde dehydrogenase — encoded protein: MTHNIAGLKDSSLLKTQALVGGHWLDANDGRSTPVLDPADGSEIARVPNMGVAETRRAILAAQQALTDWRTRTADERSRVLRRWYDLMIESVDDLALLITREQGKPLAEARAEIAYSAAYIEWYAEEARRINGEVLASPWRDRRIVVTREPVGVCAAITPWNFPSAMLARKAAPALAAGCTMIVKPAPQTPLSALALAVLGERAGLPPGVLSVVTGDALEIGGELTANPVVRKLSFTGSTQVGRVLSAQCAPTLKKLSMELGGNAPVIVFDDADLDVAVEGVLAAKFRNAGQACVAANRILVQAGVFDVFAERLAEAVGKLVVGRGTDPGVAVGPLIDRNALAKVEHLLADARAQGARVLTGGRPHELGGTFFQPTVVAGANTSMRMAHEEIFGPLAPLYRFETEDEAVALANDTEAGLAAYFFSRDLRRCWRVGERLATGMVGVNTGAISTAVAPFGGVKQSGQGREGSSHGIADYLDLKYWCLGAIA
- a CDS encoding TRAP transporter small permease, which codes for MAEIMPPQVDAEQSSLAVPSLLQNIMVGWGLLGGVIFVVIVVMSIVSIVGRKLFGAPITGDVELLMMGAAVGSAAFLPLCEWEDHHIKVDALTGWMSTKKRAGLDAIAHLLLCAMASLIAWRSTLYAIEARENAEMSTLLLVPQWLPISFLVPSFALLAVAAYCRAGNAIRIAWSDR